The following proteins are encoded in a genomic region of Nocardioides sp. cx-173:
- a CDS encoding ExeM/NucH family extracellular endonuclease translates to MATALGLTVAATGLSVLTLPAAHAAPEDLVISEVYGGGGNSGATLTNDFIELYNPTSAPIDVSGWSVQWRSAGNTGAASGVTPLSGSVPAGKHYLVQQGAGTGGTTALPSPDVTGTIAMGGTGGTAILSNGTTPVDPGVNSLAANAAIIDLVGVNSNVWEGTGKAPAMSNSTSSSRNAAGADTDHNIADFTSGAPTPVNAAGEAPDPADEVTATIAEIQGTGATSPYAGDNATTTGVVTARYPTGGLGGFFLQTGGTGSAADATPGASDGIFVFTPALGEAMPAVGDSVQVRGKVVEFGGLTELTQVSATVPVTVTPIADLPEITPLATTLPATEAEREAHEGELVAPTGPFTVTNAYTINQYAEIGLASGSTPLRQPTDVAAPNTPEADAVEADNARRAVALDDGASIDFLDTDNNNDGVEERENLQIPLPWLTPTKSIRVGAQAAITAPVVLDYRNSTWKFQPQQRVVGDGSDVATFSDTRSANLAPQAVGGNVKLATFNVLNYFNTTGAAFEARGGTCTYYGDRDNDPVAVNSCTPNGPRGAAEPGDLTRQQSKIVKAINTLDADVVSLEEIENSVKLLGETNRDDAVAQLVRALNTAAGARRWAYSPSPAADQLPALAEQDVIRNAFIYDPSVLAPVGAAKVLVGSAPFANAREPLAQAFKPVGSTDADAFGVIVNHFKSKGSSGATGDNVDTGDGQGAYNGDRVRQAQALVDFAGSFAQERGIDEIFLTGDFNSYSFEQPMEVLKNAGYEIVASSTAGEYSYSFDGLSGSLDHVLANTAARSMVTGADQWEINANEPVAFQYSRFNYNPTRFFNGNDPFAASDHNPKLVGLDVATTGTEVQILATNDYHGRLLANGAEGGAAVLAGAVKQLEQENPDTVFAAAGDLIGASTFESFIQEDEPTIDALNEAGLDVSAVGNHEFDRGYDDLVGRVQDRADWEYLAANVDTSSGGEELAETWVEDFGDIRVGFVGAVTEDLLTLVTPSAMAGVTVTDVVAATNRAAAQLRSGADPVDLVVLLVHEGATSPALADATDDSAFGRIVNGVSPDVDAIVSGHTHLAYNHSVPVPAWAAQGRAVTERPVVSAGQYGTNLNQLKFQFDQDGRLVAKAQSILPLATDADGSGPGTAFTANYPVDPATKAIVDEAVTQAETLGARSLGQIGGRFDRAKLADGTTENRGGESALGNLVAEVQRWATGTPEAGEAQIAFMNPGGLRADLAGSGTGPFPRTLTYKQAAVVQPFANTLVNMDLTGADLKAVLEQQWQPAGSSRPFLKLGASSGFEYTYDPAKPQGSRITSMSLDGEPISPTATYSVTANSFLAAGGDNFAAFNNATNKRDTGKADLQAMVDYMAEFADEAPRPVDYRQHAVGVSFPSGAPAEYDAGDTVAFDVSSWSFTGPSDVKDTEVVVTWGETQLGTYPLDHTAVAAFDEAGKATVSVRLPAGVGSGAQSLTLTGASTGTEVEVPIVVADDTPPAPVKVTPKIKVKHFPAKVVRGKTRAKVRVTITAPGGKPTGVVKIRGTRKGVITVRLVDGVAKVKLPVWRTVGRKRLTIVYPGDSRVKPGTVRHVIRVVRR, encoded by the coding sequence TTGGCCACGGCACTCGGGCTCACCGTCGCCGCGACCGGACTCTCGGTCCTCACCCTGCCCGCAGCGCACGCCGCGCCGGAGGACCTCGTCATCAGCGAGGTCTACGGCGGCGGCGGCAACAGCGGTGCCACGCTCACGAACGACTTCATCGAGCTGTACAACCCCACCTCGGCCCCGATCGACGTCTCCGGGTGGTCGGTCCAGTGGCGCAGCGCCGGCAACACCGGTGCCGCCAGCGGCGTGACGCCGCTCAGCGGCTCCGTCCCTGCCGGCAAGCACTACCTCGTCCAGCAGGGCGCCGGCACCGGCGGGACCACCGCGCTACCGAGCCCCGACGTGACCGGGACGATCGCCATGGGCGGCACCGGTGGCACGGCGATCCTGTCCAACGGCACGACGCCGGTCGACCCGGGCGTCAACAGCCTCGCCGCCAACGCGGCGATCATCGACCTGGTCGGCGTCAACAGCAACGTCTGGGAGGGCACCGGCAAGGCGCCCGCCATGAGCAACTCGACGTCGTCGTCGCGCAACGCGGCCGGTGCCGACACCGACCACAACATCGCCGACTTCACCTCCGGCGCGCCGACCCCGGTCAACGCGGCCGGCGAGGCTCCGGACCCGGCTGACGAGGTCACCGCCACCATCGCGGAGATCCAGGGCACCGGGGCCACCAGCCCCTACGCCGGCGACAACGCCACCACCACGGGCGTGGTGACGGCCCGCTACCCCACGGGCGGCCTCGGGGGCTTCTTCCTGCAGACCGGTGGCACCGGCAGCGCGGCCGACGCGACCCCGGGTGCCTCCGACGGCATCTTCGTCTTCACTCCCGCGCTCGGCGAGGCGATGCCCGCCGTGGGCGACTCCGTGCAGGTGCGCGGCAAGGTCGTCGAGTTCGGGGGCCTCACCGAGCTGACCCAGGTCTCCGCCACGGTGCCGGTCACGGTGACGCCGATCGCCGACCTGCCCGAGATCACGCCGCTGGCCACCACGCTGCCGGCGACCGAGGCGGAGCGCGAGGCCCACGAGGGCGAGCTCGTGGCCCCGACCGGCCCCTTCACGGTGACCAACGCCTACACGATCAACCAGTACGCCGAGATCGGCCTTGCGTCGGGCAGCACGCCGCTGCGCCAGCCCACCGACGTCGCCGCGCCGAACACCCCGGAGGCCGACGCCGTCGAGGCGGACAACGCCCGCCGCGCGGTGGCGCTCGACGACGGTGCGTCCATCGACTTCCTCGACACCGACAACAACAACGACGGCGTCGAGGAGCGCGAGAACCTGCAGATCCCGCTGCCCTGGCTGACGCCCACGAAGTCGATCCGGGTCGGCGCCCAGGCCGCCATCACCGCCCCCGTGGTGCTCGACTACCGCAACAGCACCTGGAAGTTCCAGCCGCAGCAGCGCGTGGTCGGCGACGGCAGCGACGTGGCGACGTTCAGCGACACCCGCTCGGCCAACCTCGCGCCGCAGGCGGTCGGGGGCAACGTCAAGCTGGCCACCTTCAACGTGCTCAACTACTTCAACACCACCGGCGCGGCCTTCGAGGCCCGTGGCGGCACCTGCACCTACTACGGCGACCGCGACAACGACCCCGTCGCCGTCAACTCCTGCACCCCCAACGGCCCGCGTGGCGCCGCCGAGCCGGGTGATCTCACCCGTCAGCAGAGCAAGATCGTCAAGGCGATCAACACCCTCGACGCCGACGTGGTCTCCCTGGAGGAGATCGAGAACTCCGTCAAGCTGCTCGGCGAGACCAACCGTGACGACGCGGTCGCTCAGCTGGTCAGGGCGCTCAACACCGCCGCGGGAGCTCGCCGCTGGGCCTACTCGCCCTCACCGGCGGCCGACCAGCTCCCGGCCCTCGCGGAGCAGGACGTGATCCGCAACGCCTTCATCTACGACCCGAGCGTCCTCGCGCCCGTGGGTGCCGCCAAGGTGCTCGTCGGCTCCGCGCCGTTCGCGAACGCTCGCGAGCCGCTCGCCCAGGCGTTCAAGCCGGTGGGCTCGACCGACGCGGACGCCTTCGGCGTCATCGTCAACCACTTCAAGTCCAAGGGCTCCTCGGGCGCCACCGGCGACAACGTCGACACCGGCGACGGGCAGGGCGCCTACAACGGCGACCGCGTGCGACAGGCGCAGGCCCTCGTCGACTTCGCGGGCTCCTTCGCCCAGGAGCGGGGGATCGACGAGATCTTCCTGACCGGCGACTTCAACTCCTACAGCTTCGAGCAGCCGATGGAGGTCCTCAAGAACGCGGGCTACGAGATCGTCGCGTCGTCCACGGCAGGGGAGTACTCCTACAGCTTCGACGGCCTCTCGGGCTCGCTCGACCACGTCCTGGCCAACACCGCCGCGCGGTCGATGGTGACGGGAGCCGACCAGTGGGAGATCAACGCCAACGAGCCGGTCGCGTTCCAGTACAGCCGGTTCAACTACAACCCGACCCGGTTCTTCAACGGCAACGACCCGTTCGCGGCCTCGGACCACAACCCGAAGCTCGTGGGCCTCGACGTCGCGACGACGGGCACCGAGGTGCAGATCCTGGCCACCAACGACTACCACGGGCGCCTGCTCGCCAACGGCGCCGAGGGTGGTGCCGCGGTGCTCGCCGGGGCGGTCAAGCAGCTGGAGCAGGAGAACCCCGACACGGTGTTCGCCGCCGCCGGTGACCTCATCGGCGCCTCGACGTTCGAGTCGTTCATCCAGGAGGACGAGCCGACGATCGACGCGCTCAACGAGGCCGGGCTCGATGTCTCGGCCGTCGGCAACCACGAGTTCGACCGGGGCTACGACGACCTGGTGGGCCGCGTGCAGGATCGCGCGGACTGGGAGTACCTCGCCGCCAACGTCGACACGTCCAGCGGCGGTGAGGAGCTGGCCGAGACCTGGGTCGAGGACTTCGGCGACATCAGGGTCGGCTTCGTCGGCGCCGTCACCGAGGACCTGCTCACGCTGGTCACCCCGTCGGCGATGGCCGGCGTGACCGTGACCGACGTGGTCGCGGCCACCAACCGGGCCGCGGCACAGCTGCGCTCCGGTGCCGACCCCGTCGACCTGGTCGTGCTGCTGGTCCACGAGGGTGCCACGTCGCCGGCCCTGGCCGACGCGACCGACGACTCGGCGTTCGGCCGGATCGTCAACGGGGTCAGCCCCGACGTGGACGCGATCGTCTCGGGCCACACCCACCTCGCCTACAACCACTCGGTCCCCGTGCCCGCCTGGGCCGCGCAGGGTCGCGCGGTCACGGAGCGCCCGGTGGTCTCGGCCGGCCAGTACGGCACCAACCTCAACCAGCTGAAGTTCCAGTTCGACCAGGACGGCCGGCTCGTGGCCAAGGCGCAGTCGATCCTGCCGCTGGCCACCGACGCCGACGGCTCCGGCCCCGGCACGGCCTTCACCGCCAACTACCCCGTCGACCCGGCCACCAAGGCGATCGTCGACGAGGCGGTGACCCAGGCCGAGACCCTCGGCGCGCGGTCGCTGGGGCAGATCGGCGGTCGCTTCGACCGGGCCAAGCTGGCCGACGGCACCACCGAGAACCGCGGTGGCGAGTCGGCGCTGGGCAACCTGGTTGCCGAGGTCCAGCGCTGGGCCACGGGCACCCCGGAGGCCGGTGAGGCGCAGATCGCGTTCATGAACCCCGGCGGCCTCCGGGCCGACCTGGCCGGCAGTGGCACGGGGCCCTTCCCGCGGACGCTGACCTACAAGCAGGCCGCCGTGGTCCAGCCTTTCGCGAACACCCTGGTCAACATGGACCTCACGGGGGCCGACCTCAAGGCGGTCCTGGAGCAGCAGTGGCAGCCCGCGGGCTCGTCGCGGCCGTTCCTGAAGCTGGGGGCGTCCTCGGGCTTCGAGTACACCTACGACCCGGCGAAGCCGCAGGGGTCGCGGATCACCTCGATGTCGCTCGACGGCGAGCCGATCAGCCCGACGGCGACGTACTCGGTCACCGCCAACTCCTTCCTCGCCGCCGGCGGCGACAACTTCGCCGCCTTCAACAACGCCACCAACAAGCGCGACACCGGCAAGGCCGACCTACAGGCGATGGTCGACTACATGGCGGAGTTCGCGGACGAGGCGCCGCGGCCGGTGGACTACCGCCAGCACGCGGTGGGGGTCTCGTTCCCCTCCGGGGCGCCCGCTGAGTACGACGCCGGCGACACGGTGGCGTTCGACGTGTCGTCCTGGTCCTTCACCGGACCCAGCGACGTCAAGGACACCGAGGTGGTCGTCACGTGGGGGGAGACCCAGCTGGGCACCTACCCGCTGGACCACACGGCCGTCGCGGCCTTCGACGAGGCCGGCAAGGCCACGGTCAGCGTGCGGCTACCGGCGGGCGTGGGCTCCGGCGCGCAGTCGCTGACCCTCACGGGCGCCAGCACCGGCACGGAGGTCGAGGTGCCGATCGTCGTGGCCGACGACACCCCGCCGGCCCCGGTCAAGGTGACGCCGAAGATCAAGGTCAAGCACTTCCCGGCCAAGGTCGTGCGCGGCAAGACCCGGGCGAAGGTGCGGGTGACGATCACCGCGCCGGGCGGGAAGCCGACCGGGGTGGTCAAGATCCGGGGCACCCGCAAGGGCGTGATCACCGTCCGGCTGGTCGACGGCGTGGCCAAGGTCAAGCTGCCGGTGTGGAGGACGGTGGGCCGCAAGCGGCTGACCATCGTCTACCCCGGCGACAGCCGGGTGAAGCCCGGCACCGTCCGGCACGTCATCCGGGTGGTGCGGCGCTGA
- the pgsA gene encoding CDP-diacylglycerol--glycerol-3-phosphate 3-phosphatidyltransferase, giving the protein MSAVDPQMSTGSNWNLPNALTTLRILMVPFFGWALLVDGGDSILWRCVAYGIFLAAMITDKIDGDIARARNLVTDFGKIADPIADKAITGMAFIGLSIVGDIWWWVTIVVLLREWSVTLLRLSVLKHVVIAAAQSGKIKTVLQALALGGLTLPLRQLDGALEVPGEVLFYLFEVLLAGAVAMTLWSGYEFFRDVRRARRASPVSPST; this is encoded by the coding sequence GTGAGCGCCGTCGACCCGCAGATGTCCACCGGCTCCAACTGGAACCTGCCGAACGCCCTGACCACGCTGCGCATCCTGATGGTGCCGTTCTTCGGCTGGGCACTGCTCGTCGACGGCGGCGACTCGATCCTGTGGCGGTGCGTGGCCTACGGGATCTTCCTGGCCGCGATGATCACCGACAAGATCGACGGCGACATCGCCCGGGCCCGCAACCTGGTCACCGACTTCGGCAAGATCGCCGACCCCATCGCCGACAAGGCGATCACCGGCATGGCCTTCATCGGGCTCTCGATCGTGGGCGACATCTGGTGGTGGGTCACCATCGTGGTGCTCCTGCGCGAGTGGAGCGTGACCCTGCTGCGGCTCTCGGTGCTCAAGCACGTCGTCATCGCCGCCGCGCAGAGCGGGAAGATCAAGACCGTGCTCCAGGCCCTCGCCCTCGGCGGGCTGACCCTGCCCCTGCGTCAGCTCGACGGCGCACTGGAGGTCCCTGGCGAGGTGCTGTTCTACCTCTTCGAGGTGCTGCTCGCGGGCGCGGTGGCGATGACGCTCTGGTCGGGCTACGAGTTCTTCCGCGACGTGCGCCGGGCACGCCGGGCGAGCCCGGTCTCACCCTCCACCTGA
- the rimO gene encoding 30S ribosomal protein S12 methylthiotransferase RimO, which translates to MAIHTTDSRPLLSVAMVTLGCARNEVDSEELAGRLEADGFLLVDDPATADTVVVNTCGFVEAAKKDSVDTLLQAADLKASADQGGRAQAVVAVGCLAERYGKDLAESLPEADAVLGFDDYPDIAARLRSIVAGETHHPHTPQDRRLLLPISPVERAASTVPVPGHGDAADVTTVGLGGPATGPRAVRRRLDAGPMAALKLASGCDRRCSFCAIPAFRGSFVSRRPSDVLQEARWLAEQGARELFLVSENSTSYGKDLGDLRLLETLLPELAAIDGVDRVRVSYLQPAETRPGLIEAIATTPGVAPYFDLSFQHASATVLRRMRRFGDPDSFLGLLDQVRAHAPQAGVRSNVIVGFPGETEADLETLCDFLVAARMDVTGVFGYSDEDGTEAASYDGKLDEDEVRARLEHVSALVEELNAQRAEERIGERVLVLVESLDGDVAEGRGTHQGPEVDGTTTVTGLPTGVRVGDLVPALVVATEGVDLVAEATAT; encoded by the coding sequence ATGGCCATCCACACGACTGACTCCCGCCCCCTGCTGTCGGTGGCGATGGTGACCCTCGGGTGTGCCCGCAACGAGGTCGACTCCGAGGAGCTCGCCGGGCGGCTCGAGGCCGACGGGTTCCTGCTCGTCGACGACCCGGCCACCGCCGACACCGTCGTGGTCAACACCTGCGGCTTCGTGGAGGCCGCCAAGAAGGACTCGGTCGACACCCTGCTCCAGGCCGCCGACCTCAAGGCGTCGGCCGACCAGGGCGGTCGCGCGCAGGCCGTCGTGGCCGTCGGCTGCCTCGCCGAGCGCTACGGCAAGGACCTCGCCGAGTCGCTGCCCGAGGCCGACGCGGTGCTGGGCTTCGACGACTACCCCGACATCGCAGCGCGGCTGCGCTCGATCGTCGCGGGGGAGACCCACCACCCGCACACCCCGCAGGACCGCCGGCTGCTGCTGCCGATCTCGCCCGTGGAGCGCGCGGCCTCCACGGTGCCGGTCCCGGGGCACGGCGACGCCGCCGACGTCACCACGGTCGGTCTCGGTGGCCCGGCGACCGGTCCTCGTGCCGTACGTCGCCGGCTGGACGCAGGCCCGATGGCCGCGCTCAAGCTGGCCAGTGGCTGCGACCGGCGCTGCTCGTTCTGCGCCATCCCGGCCTTCCGTGGCTCCTTCGTCAGCCGCCGCCCCAGCGACGTCCTGCAGGAGGCGCGCTGGCTGGCCGAGCAGGGCGCGCGCGAGCTGTTCCTGGTCAGTGAGAACTCCACGTCCTACGGCAAGGACCTCGGCGACCTTCGGCTGCTCGAGACCCTGCTGCCGGAGCTCGCGGCGATCGACGGCGTCGACCGGGTCCGGGTCTCCTACCTGCAGCCCGCCGAGACCCGGCCCGGACTGATCGAGGCGATCGCGACCACGCCCGGGGTGGCGCCGTACTTCGACCTCTCCTTCCAGCACGCCAGCGCCACGGTGCTGCGGCGGATGCGCCGCTTCGGCGATCCCGACAGCTTCCTGGGCCTGCTCGACCAGGTCCGGGCCCATGCGCCGCAGGCGGGGGTGCGCTCCAACGTCATCGTCGGGTTCCCCGGCGAGACCGAGGCCGACCTGGAGACGCTGTGCGACTTCCTGGTCGCCGCCCGCATGGACGTGACCGGCGTGTTCGGCTACTCCGACGAGGACGGCACCGAGGCCGCGTCCTACGACGGCAAGCTCGACGAGGACGAGGTCCGCGCCCGGCTCGAGCACGTGAGCGCTCTGGTGGAGGAGCTCAACGCGCAGCGTGCCGAGGAGCGCATCGGCGAGCGGGTCCTGGTGCTGGTCGAGTCCCTGGACGGCGACGTCGCCGAGGGGCGAGGCACGCACCAGGGACCCGAGGTCGACGGCACCACGACCGTGACCGGTCTGCCGACTGGCGTCCGCGTCGGCGACCTGGTGCCGGCGCTCGTCGTGGCCACCGAGGGTGTCGACCTGGTCGCGGAGGCGACGGCCACGTGA
- a CDS encoding helix-turn-helix domain-containing protein, producing the protein MTDVSNTAVAQNETDEPDVTDVPATTEVRRRVPLAAAIGVAGAVLAIAYLVRATDTGSVLDWSLFGVMALLGGVYLAALLDARAPLLVADEHGLRVRRGRSWHGLPWSEVERVEHLAPRGPLRDGRLDVFGADGTEWGVRLGLASHVTGAGDDLAVTLLAHSDYTADVVEIDLVPADELDDAESEPLTDESVAAHPLDEPVDEPVSESADEPVDQPVEDEVVDERTEEAGPAAAPAVSAALASPTPGPLRALLRAARSESRHVPDPEPEPVDNVRPLTTEDTQAWTREDLRPEHDGTVVIGDLSDVPLVADPVIGPELAAARTRLGLTVDQLADRTRIRPHVIEAIEVDDFAPCGGDFYARGHLRTLSRVLGVDVAPLLASYDERYADAPVDPRRVFESELATGFGGSIRGTRGGPNWSVLVAAVMAVVLVGSIVHLVTSGGTKVDERPRLNASGGLANGTSANAPKVPFVLTASGGGATVVVRDAGGNIVYDGAVAFMQSVTLKVAPPVRVQSSDGSVTVSIAGDDRGEMGKTGQESSATYVVR; encoded by the coding sequence GTGACCGACGTGAGCAACACCGCCGTGGCCCAGAACGAGACCGACGAGCCCGACGTGACCGACGTGCCGGCCACCACGGAGGTGCGCCGCCGGGTGCCGCTGGCCGCCGCCATCGGCGTCGCCGGCGCCGTGCTGGCGATCGCCTACCTGGTGCGCGCCACCGACACCGGCTCGGTCCTCGACTGGTCGCTGTTCGGCGTCATGGCCCTGCTGGGCGGGGTCTATCTCGCCGCGCTGCTCGACGCCCGCGCGCCGCTGCTGGTGGCCGACGAGCACGGCCTGCGCGTGCGCCGCGGCCGGTCCTGGCACGGCCTGCCGTGGTCGGAGGTCGAGCGCGTCGAGCACCTGGCCCCCCGCGGTCCGTTGCGCGACGGCCGGCTCGACGTCTTCGGCGCCGACGGCACCGAGTGGGGAGTCCGCCTGGGCCTCGCCTCCCACGTGACCGGCGCCGGCGACGATCTCGCCGTCACCCTGCTCGCCCACTCCGACTACACCGCCGACGTGGTCGAGATCGACCTGGTGCCCGCAGACGAGCTCGACGACGCCGAGAGCGAGCCCCTCACGGACGAGTCGGTCGCCGCCCACCCCCTCGACGAGCCCGTCGACGAGCCCGTGAGCGAGTCCGCGGACGAGCCCGTCGACCAGCCCGTCGAGGACGAGGTGGTCGACGAGCGCACGGAGGAGGCCGGGCCGGCAGCGGCCCCCGCCGTGTCGGCGGCGCTGGCCAGCCCCACCCCCGGCCCGCTGCGGGCCCTGCTGCGCGCGGCCCGGTCGGAGTCACGCCACGTGCCCGACCCGGAGCCGGAGCCGGTCGACAACGTCCGGCCGCTCACGACCGAGGACACCCAGGCCTGGACGCGCGAGGACCTGCGTCCCGAGCACGACGGCACGGTGGTCATCGGCGACCTGTCCGACGTGCCGCTGGTCGCCGACCCGGTGATCGGACCCGAGCTGGCCGCCGCCCGGACCCGCCTGGGTCTCACCGTCGACCAGCTCGCCGACCGCACCCGGATCCGTCCGCACGTCATCGAGGCGATCGAGGTCGACGACTTCGCGCCCTGTGGCGGCGACTTCTACGCCCGCGGTCACCTGCGCACGCTCTCGCGGGTCCTCGGCGTCGACGTGGCGCCGCTGCTCGCCTCCTACGACGAGCGGTACGCCGACGCGCCGGTCGACCCACGCCGGGTGTTCGAGTCCGAGCTCGCGACCGGGTTCGGCGGGTCGATCCGCGGCACCCGCGGCGGGCCCAACTGGTCGGTCCTCGTGGCCGCGGTGATGGCGGTCGTGCTCGTGGGCTCGATCGTCCACCTGGTCACCAGCGGCGGCACCAAGGTCGACGAGCGCCCGCGCCTCAACGCCAGCGGCGGCCTCGCCAACGGCACCAGCGCCAACGCACCCAAGGTGCCCTTCGTGCTGACCGCGAGCGGTGGCGGTGCGACCGTGGTCGTCCGCGACGCCGGCGGCAACATCGTCTACGACGGCGCCGTCGCCTTCATGCAGAGCGTCACGCTCAAGGTCGCGCCACCCGTGCGGGTGCAGTCCAGCGACGGCTCGGTCACCGTGAGCATCGCCGGCGACGACCGCGGCGAGATGGGCAAGACCGGCCAGGAGTCCTCCGCCACCTACGTCGTCCGCTGA